In the Acidobacteriota bacterium genome, GCCCGTGTGAGAGGTCTTCCGAATACACGACCTCCGCGCCCGAGACGTGCGCGGCCTGAATCACGAGGGCGTCCCAGAACGAGATCTGGTATCGCGCTTCGAGGTCGAGCGCCTCGAGAATCGCCTCGCCCCCGTTTACGACGACGTGCCACGTCAGGTAGTCGGCGACGATTTCGCGAGTGGTCTTGGTATCGAGCGGCGTGCGCGCCTTCTTGCGAAGGTTGACGGTCAGTTCCTGCAGCACCTGCGTGCTCACCACACCAGACCGGTCGCGCCAGAGCTCCTCGACCAGCGTCCTCGCGCGCGAGTGCTTCACCCCGGCTGCTGAGTCATGCGCGTACATCAGGATGTTCGTGTCGACGAAGAACCTATCGCTCATGCAGCTCGTCTCGCGACTTGGGAGGAGTGAAGCCGAGGTCGAACCCCTCGCGCAATCGCGCCAAGGCGCGCCGCCGCGCCTTGTCGAATGCCTTCCGTTCGCGGATCAGCGCCTCGAGCCGTTCCGTCAGGAGTGCGCTAATCGATTGCCCTTCTTCGGCCGCCAGGACCCGGGCCTCGCGGATGAGGTCGGCGTCGAGCTTGAGGGTGACGTTGGTCTTCATGTGAGGGTTGACTCGCTCCAGCCAAGATGAGCACGTATGTCACGTGCAGCACCATTCTACGTGCGAACCACGGGTTGGTCAACGGGGTTACCGCGGGATGCTACACTGCCGTCATGTCCCGGTCGCCGGCGTGTTCGAACGAGGAATTCCGCCGCTTCGTCGACCAGTACCGCGCACGGTGCTTGTGGTTCCTGCGGGAAGACTACTATCCGCAAACGCCGGCGGAGCGCGAGGAGGTGCTGCGCCAGATCGCGCAGCACGGCGACCGCGCCGCGTTTCTGCGCGTCGCCCAGTTCCGCACATGGCTCTCACAGTCTTCCAGCGCGACGTCTGCCAGCTCCTAGCCGGCCGGCGCCGGGCGGGCGGCGAAAGCTATGTGGCCGGCGGCATCGCCTTGAATGTGGCGCTCGAGGCTCATCGTCTGTCGCGCGATCTCGACTTGTTCCACGATTCCACCGAGGCCGTGGCACGATCGTGGGACGCGGATCGGCTGCTGCTCGAAGGCCACGGCTATGCCGTCGCCGCGATCCGCGAACGCCCGGGCTTCGTGCAGGCCACGGCCTCGCGGGACCACCACCAACTGCTCATCGAGTGGGTCCACGACAGCGCCTACCGTTTCTTTCCGCTCGTGGAGCAC is a window encoding:
- a CDS encoding PIN domain-containing protein yields the protein MSDRFFVDTNILMYAHDSAAGVKHSRARTLVEELWRDRSGVVSTQVLQELTVNLRKKARTPLDTKTTREIVADYLTWHVVVNGGEAILEALDLEARYQISFWDALVIQAAHVSGAEVVYSEDLSHGQAYGSVRVIDPFKSA
- a CDS encoding DUF6364 family protein; amino-acid sequence: MKTNVTLKLDADLIREARVLAAEEGQSISALLTERLEALIRERKAFDKARRRALARLREGFDLGFTPPKSRDELHER